The Enterobacter kobei genome has a segment encoding these proteins:
- a CDS encoding terminase large subunit codes for MTRGERVIAFIERFCIVPEGKLIGQPMRLDPFQKDFILAVYDNPAGTDMAILSIARKNGKTGLIAGILLAHLVGPEAVQNTQIVSGALSREQAAIVFNLAVKMVNLNPKLQEIVHITPSGKKLIGLPCNVEYKALSAEGKTTHGLSPILAILDETGQVRGPQDDFIDAITTAQGAHENPLLIVISTQAANDADLLSIWIDDAVKSKDPHIVCHVYEAPKDADISKRESWLAANPALGTFRSEKDMARQAEKAGRMPSFENTFRNLNLNQRVSTVSPFISRSVWELCGEMPINTPRKWYAGLDLSARNDLTALVIAGEADDGVWDVFPFFWTPQKTLEERTKTDRAPYDVWAREGLLRTTPGASVDYSFVVADIAEIIGDFDLTSMAFDRWRIDQFRKDADAIGLNLPLVEFGQGFKDMGPAVDTLESLMLNGRVRHGMHPVLTMCAVNAVVVKDAAGNRKLDKSKATGRIDGMVAMTMSVGAANGEVTEQGGDFDDFIFRPLSM; via the coding sequence ATGACGCGAGGTGAGCGTGTAATAGCGTTCATTGAGCGCTTTTGCATCGTGCCGGAAGGCAAGCTTATCGGCCAGCCTATGCGGTTGGACCCCTTTCAGAAAGATTTCATCCTGGCGGTTTACGACAATCCAGCCGGAACGGATATGGCGATCCTCAGTATCGCCCGAAAAAACGGTAAAACAGGCTTAATTGCCGGAATCCTGCTGGCTCACCTGGTGGGGCCTGAAGCGGTCCAGAACACGCAGATTGTCAGCGGTGCACTTAGCCGGGAACAGGCGGCCATCGTTTTTAACCTCGCGGTGAAGATGGTCAACCTGAACCCTAAGCTGCAGGAGATTGTGCACATTACGCCAAGCGGAAAAAAGCTGATCGGCCTGCCGTGTAACGTCGAATACAAGGCTTTATCCGCAGAAGGAAAGACGACGCACGGCCTTTCCCCCATTCTGGCCATTCTCGATGAAACCGGGCAGGTTAGGGGGCCGCAGGATGATTTTATCGATGCAATAACTACCGCGCAGGGGGCGCATGAAAACCCGCTGCTGATTGTTATCAGTACGCAGGCAGCAAACGATGCTGACCTGCTGAGCATCTGGATTGATGATGCGGTCAAATCGAAAGATCCGCACATCGTGTGCCACGTTTATGAAGCGCCAAAAGACGCCGATATCAGTAAACGCGAGTCCTGGCTGGCTGCGAACCCGGCGCTGGGCACATTCAGGTCAGAAAAAGACATGGCGCGCCAGGCTGAGAAAGCTGGCCGAATGCCAAGCTTCGAAAACACCTTCCGAAACCTAAACCTCAATCAGCGCGTTTCTACCGTATCGCCGTTTATTTCCCGCAGCGTGTGGGAGCTTTGCGGAGAGATGCCGATAAACACCCCGAGGAAGTGGTACGCGGGGCTGGATCTGTCAGCCAGGAACGACTTAACGGCGCTGGTTATCGCTGGTGAAGCAGATGATGGTGTCTGGGATGTTTTTCCCTTCTTCTGGACACCGCAAAAGACTCTTGAAGAGCGAACCAAAACGGACCGCGCACCCTATGACGTTTGGGCCAGGGAGGGGCTGCTGCGCACCACGCCAGGAGCTTCAGTGGATTACTCATTCGTCGTTGCGGATATCGCTGAAATTATCGGTGATTTCGACCTTACCTCGATGGCTTTCGACCGCTGGCGCATTGACCAGTTCAGGAAGGATGCCGATGCCATTGGCCTGAACCTCCCGCTGGTCGAGTTCGGCCAGGGCTTTAAGGATATGGGGCCAGCTGTAGACACGCTGGAGTCTCTAATGCTTAACGGGCGCGTGAGGCATGGCATGCACCCCGTATTAACGATGTGTGCTGTGAATGCGGTGGTGGTTAAAGATGCTGCAGGCAACCGCAAGCTCGATAAGTCCAAAGCAACAGGCCGTATTGATGGCATGGTCGCAATGACAATGTCCGTTGGTGCTGCTAATGGGGAAGTTACCGAACAGGGTGGTGACTTCGATGACTTCATTTTCCGACCGCTGAGCATGTGA
- a CDS encoding phage portal protein, which yields MEEPKYTIDLRTNNGWWARLQSWFVGGRLVTPNQGSQTGPVSAHGHLGDSSINDERILQISTVWRCVSLISTLTACLPLDVFETDQNDNRKKVGLSNPLARLLRYSPNQYMTAQEFREAMTMQLCFYGNAYALVDRNSAGDVISLLPLQSANMDVKLVGKKVVYRYQRDSEYADFSQREIFHLKGFGFTGLVGLSPIAFACKSAGVAVAMEDQQRDFFANGAKSPQILSTGEKVLTEQQRSQVEENFKEIAGGPVKKRLWILEAGFTTSPIGVTPQDAEMMASRKFQVSELARFFGVPPHLVGDVEKSTSWGSGIEQQNLGFLQYTLQPYISRWENSIQRWLIPAKDVGRIHAEHNLDGLLRGDSASRAAFMKAMGESGLRTINEMRRTDNMPPLPGGDVAMRQAQYVPITDLGTNKEPRNDGA from the coding sequence ATGGAAGAACCTAAATACACGATTGACCTGCGAACCAATAACGGCTGGTGGGCAAGGCTGCAGTCCTGGTTTGTCGGCGGGCGTTTAGTCACCCCAAATCAGGGCTCACAGACGGGGCCTGTTTCGGCCCACGGACACCTGGGCGATTCATCCATTAACGATGAACGGATACTGCAAATTTCGACGGTTTGGCGCTGCGTGAGCCTGATTTCAACGCTCACGGCATGCTTACCGCTTGATGTCTTCGAAACCGACCAGAATGACAACCGCAAAAAAGTGGGTTTGAGCAATCCGCTGGCGCGACTGCTGCGCTACTCACCGAATCAGTACATGACCGCCCAGGAATTCAGGGAGGCCATGACGATGCAGCTCTGTTTCTACGGTAACGCGTATGCACTGGTGGACCGCAACAGCGCGGGTGACGTGATAAGCCTTCTCCCGCTTCAGTCTGCCAATATGGATGTGAAACTCGTCGGAAAAAAAGTGGTTTATCGCTATCAACGCGACAGCGAATACGCCGACTTTTCGCAGAGAGAGATTTTTCACCTCAAAGGCTTCGGATTCACCGGGCTGGTCGGCCTGTCACCCATTGCTTTTGCCTGTAAATCGGCAGGTGTGGCAGTTGCGATGGAGGACCAGCAGCGAGATTTCTTTGCCAACGGCGCCAAGTCTCCGCAAATCCTCTCAACCGGCGAAAAAGTGCTGACTGAACAGCAGCGCTCGCAGGTCGAAGAGAACTTCAAAGAGATCGCTGGCGGCCCGGTAAAAAAACGCCTCTGGATTCTGGAAGCGGGGTTTACCACTTCACCAATTGGCGTAACGCCACAGGACGCCGAAATGATGGCGTCCCGAAAATTTCAGGTAAGTGAACTGGCGCGATTCTTTGGCGTACCTCCTCACCTTGTCGGCGACGTCGAGAAATCAACGAGCTGGGGATCGGGCATAGAGCAGCAGAATCTCGGCTTCCTGCAGTACACCCTGCAGCCCTATATCTCCCGGTGGGAAAACAGCATTCAGCGTTGGCTTATCCCGGCTAAGGATGTTGGCCGGATTCACGCTGAGCATAATCTTGATGGTCTGTTAAGGGGCGATTCTGCATCCCGCGCAGCCTTTATGAAGGCAATGGGCGAATCTGGGCTCCGCACTATTAACGAGATGCGTCGAACTGACAACATGCCTCCATTACCTGGTGGCGATGTGGCAATGCGACAGGCGCAATACGTGCCGATCACCGACTTAGGAACCAACAAAGAGCCCCGTAATGACGGGGCTTAA
- a CDS encoding HK97 family phage prohead protease, with product MPEIVKTLSFDETEIKFTGDGKQGIFEGYASVFNNTDSDGDIILPGAFKNALANQTRKVAMFFNHKTWELPVGKWDSLAEDEKGLYVRGQLTPGHSGAADLKAAMQHGTVEGMSVGFSVAKDDYTIIPTGRIFKNIQALREISVCTFPANEQAGIAAMKSVDGIETIRDVENWLRDSVGLTKSQAVGLIARFKSAIRSESEGDGNEAQINALLQSIKSFPSNLGN from the coding sequence ATGCCTGAAATTGTAAAAACGCTCTCTTTCGACGAGACAGAAATCAAATTCACTGGTGACGGAAAGCAGGGGATCTTTGAAGGCTACGCCTCTGTTTTTAATAACACTGATTCCGATGGCGACATCATTCTTCCCGGGGCGTTTAAAAACGCACTGGCGAACCAGACCCGCAAAGTGGCGATGTTTTTCAACCACAAGACGTGGGAGCTGCCGGTTGGTAAATGGGACAGCCTGGCAGAAGACGAAAAAGGCCTGTATGTGCGCGGTCAACTTACCCCAGGGCACAGCGGCGCCGCCGACCTGAAAGCGGCAATGCAGCACGGTACGGTTGAAGGTATGTCGGTTGGCTTTTCCGTTGCGAAAGATGACTACACCATCATTCCAACAGGCCGCATTTTTAAGAATATCCAGGCTCTGCGCGAAATCAGCGTCTGCACTTTCCCCGCCAACGAACAGGCTGGCATCGCAGCCATGAAAAGTGTCGACGGCATTGAAACAATTCGTGATGTGGAGAACTGGCTGAGGGATTCAGTCGGGCTCACCAAATCACAGGCAGTTGGGCTAATAGCCCGGTTTAAGTCAGCGATTCGGAGCGAGTCCGAGGGCGACGGAAACGAAGCACAAATCAACGCTCTGCTTCAGAGCATTAAATCTTTCCCTTCTAATTTAGGTAATTAA
- a CDS encoding phage major capsid protein, with product MSELALIQKAIEESQQKMSQLFDAQKAEIESTGKVSKQLQADLVKVQEELTKSGTRLFDLEQKLASGAENPGEKKSFSERAAEELIKSWDGKQGTFDAKTFNKSLGSDADSAGALIQPMQIPGIIMPGLRRLTIRDLLAQGRISSNALEYVREEVFTNNADVVAEKALKPESDITFSKQTANVKTIAHWVQASRQVMDDAPMLQSYVNGRLMYGLALKEEGQLLNGDGTGDNLEGLNKVATAYDTSLNATGDTRADIIAHAIYQVTESEFSASGIVLNPRDWHNIALLKDNEGRYIFGGPQAFTSNIMWGLPVVPTKAQAAGTFTVGGFDMASQVWDRMDATVEVSREDRDNFVKNMLTILCEERLALAHYRPTAIIKGSFSSGS from the coding sequence ATGTCTGAACTCGCTCTCATTCAAAAAGCTATTGAAGAATCCCAGCAGAAAATGTCCCAGCTTTTCGATGCACAGAAAGCAGAAATCGAAAGCACGGGTAAGGTATCCAAACAGCTGCAGGCCGACCTGGTGAAGGTACAGGAAGAACTGACCAAATCCGGTACCCGCCTCTTCGATCTTGAACAGAAACTGGCATCCGGCGCTGAGAATCCGGGTGAGAAGAAATCCTTCTCTGAACGCGCTGCTGAAGAGCTCATTAAGTCATGGGACGGTAAACAGGGCACCTTCGATGCGAAGACGTTCAATAAGTCGCTCGGCAGTGACGCTGATTCTGCTGGCGCACTGATCCAGCCTATGCAGATCCCGGGAATTATCATGCCGGGCCTGCGCCGTCTGACCATCCGTGACCTGCTGGCTCAGGGCCGCATTTCCAGTAACGCTCTGGAATATGTGCGTGAAGAGGTGTTTACCAATAACGCCGATGTGGTGGCTGAGAAAGCGCTTAAGCCAGAATCGGATATCACATTCAGCAAGCAGACCGCGAACGTGAAGACTATCGCGCACTGGGTGCAGGCATCACGTCAGGTGATGGACGATGCGCCAATGCTGCAGTCATACGTCAACGGCCGTCTGATGTATGGCCTGGCGCTGAAGGAAGAAGGCCAATTGCTGAACGGCGACGGTACCGGGGATAACCTGGAAGGTCTGAACAAAGTGGCAACCGCCTACGACACCTCGCTGAATGCCACTGGTGACACCCGCGCTGACATTATCGCTCACGCTATTTACCAGGTGACAGAGTCTGAGTTTAGCGCTTCCGGTATCGTCCTGAACCCGCGCGACTGGCACAACATTGCGCTGCTGAAAGACAACGAAGGCCGCTATATCTTCGGTGGTCCTCAGGCGTTTACCAGCAACATCATGTGGGGCCTGCCAGTGGTTCCGACTAAGGCGCAGGCCGCCGGCACCTTTACGGTGGGCGGTTTTGATATGGCCTCACAGGTGTGGGATCGCATGGATGCCACCGTGGAAGTCAGCCGTGAAGACCGCGATAACTTCGTGAAAAACATGCTGACCATCCTGTGCGAAGAGCGCCTGGCGCTGGCGCACTATCGCCCGACGGCAATCATCAAGGGCAGTTTTTCTTCTGGCTCATGA
- a CDS encoding head-tail connector protein yields MAIDVLDVIGLRLFKQQIEFEEDDRDELITLYAQAAFDYCIRWCDEPAWKVAADIPAAVKGAVLLVFADMFEHRTAQSEVQLYENAAAERMMFIHRNWRGKSEPEEGS; encoded by the coding sequence ATGGCGATAGATGTTCTGGATGTAATTGGCCTCCGCCTGTTTAAGCAGCAGATTGAATTTGAGGAAGACGACAGGGACGAGCTGATCACCCTGTACGCTCAGGCAGCTTTTGACTACTGCATACGCTGGTGCGATGAACCAGCATGGAAAGTTGCAGCTGATATTCCTGCAGCCGTTAAGGGCGCCGTTCTCCTTGTCTTTGCTGACATGTTTGAACACCGCACTGCGCAAAGCGAAGTACAGCTTTATGAGAACGCTGCAGCCGAACGCATGATGTTCATCCATCGCAACTGGCGCGGTAAATCTGAACCTGAGGAGGGCTCCTGA
- a CDS encoding phage head closure protein yields MEPGRFRHRVKILTFTTSRDPSGQPVESWSGGNPVPAEVKGISGREQMSGGAETAQATVRVWMRFRAELNASSRLEVLSGPYKGQVLNIIGPPVANATGTRLEILCKTGAEK; encoded by the coding sequence ATGGAACCTGGACGATTCAGGCACAGGGTAAAAATTCTCACCTTCACGACTTCGCGCGATCCATCTGGTCAGCCGGTTGAATCGTGGAGTGGTGGCAACCCGGTCCCGGCTGAGGTAAAGGGGATCAGCGGCAGAGAGCAGATGTCTGGCGGTGCGGAAACGGCGCAGGCAACCGTTCGCGTCTGGATGCGCTTCAGGGCTGAGCTGAATGCCTCTTCTCGTCTGGAAGTGCTCAGCGGCCCGTATAAAGGTCAGGTGCTAAATATCATCGGTCCTCCTGTAGCAAATGCGACCGGCACTCGCCTGGAAATTCTTTGCAAAACGGGAGCCGAAAAATGA
- a CDS encoding HK97-gp10 family putative phage morphogenesis protein, with product MIETSLDFSGLNDIAKDLEALSRAENNKVLRDATRAGAEVLKEEVIARAPVRTGKLKKNVVVVTQKSRRRGEISSGVHIRGVNPLTGNSDNTMKASNPRNAFYWRFVEMGTVNMPPHPFIRPAFDVRQEPATEVAIRRMNQAIDEALSK from the coding sequence ATGATTGAGACGAGCCTCGATTTTTCCGGGCTGAATGACATCGCAAAGGATCTGGAGGCGCTTAGCCGCGCTGAAAACAACAAGGTTCTGCGTGATGCCACGCGCGCTGGCGCCGAAGTGCTTAAGGAAGAAGTGATCGCCCGCGCGCCGGTGCGCACCGGGAAACTGAAAAAAAACGTGGTGGTGGTGACCCAAAAAAGCCGCCGCCGCGGGGAAATTTCTTCCGGCGTCCATATTCGTGGTGTTAACCCGCTCACCGGGAACAGCGATAACACGATGAAGGCGAGTAACCCGAGAAACGCCTTTTACTGGCGATTCGTTGAAATGGGAACCGTTAACATGCCACCGCACCCTTTCATTCGTCCCGCGTTCGATGTACGTCAGGAGCCGGCGACGGAGGTCGCAATCAGGCGCATGAACCAGGCCATTGACGAGGCATTAAGCAAATGA
- the gp17 gene encoding tail completion protein gp17 — protein MTEDDLYPLLAPLAGGQVYPYVVPLGSDGKPSVSPPWVIFSIITDVTADVLCGQAESAVSVQVDVYSSTITEARTIRNLALDALQVLKPESIVKTPGYEPDLRYHRATLEFQVTV, from the coding sequence ATGACGGAAGACGATCTCTATCCTCTGCTGGCGCCGCTGGCCGGAGGGCAGGTTTATCCCTACGTTGTGCCGCTCGGCAGTGACGGGAAGCCTTCAGTCTCGCCGCCCTGGGTAATTTTCTCGATTATTACCGACGTGACCGCTGACGTTCTCTGCGGTCAGGCTGAATCAGCCGTTTCTGTGCAGGTTGATGTTTATTCCAGCACTATCACTGAAGCGCGCACGATCAGGAATCTGGCGCTTGATGCTCTGCAGGTGCTGAAGCCGGAAAGCATTGTGAAAACGCCGGGCTATGAGCCTGATCTGCGCTATCACCGGGCAACGCTCGAATTTCAGGTAACCGTTTAA
- a CDS encoding phage tail tube protein: protein MTSKYEVTKGMTFAVSDAPVTAEDFNASGFPGAGVTWLEAACATKEITFTGGQKGDIDVTTLCSTEQEQTNGLAAPAEMSITRNWVGDEAAQGALQTAYENDELRALRVVFPSGNGFYVLVEVRQSSWSAATSSVVGATYSLRVRGKPKRIYASGS from the coding sequence ATGACCAGTAAGTATGAAGTCACAAAGGGGATGACCTTTGCCGTCTCCGACGCACCCGTAACCGCCGAGGATTTTAACGCCTCAGGTTTCCCGGGGGCTGGTGTTACCTGGCTGGAAGCAGCCTGTGCAACAAAGGAGATCACATTCACCGGCGGGCAGAAAGGGGATATCGACGTAACCACGCTGTGCTCAACTGAACAGGAGCAAACCAACGGCCTCGCCGCGCCAGCTGAAATGAGCATTACCCGTAACTGGGTTGGCGATGAAGCAGCACAGGGGGCTCTACAGACCGCTTACGAAAATGACGAACTGCGCGCGCTGCGCGTGGTATTCCCGTCTGGCAACGGTTTCTACGTGCTGGTGGAGGTACGCCAGAGCTCATGGTCTGCCGCAACATCTTCCGTTGTTGGCGCTACCTATTCTCTGCGTGTACGCGGCAAACCTAAACGCATCTACGCGTCTGGTTCCTGA
- a CDS encoding phage tail assembly chaperone yields the protein MPQKTSQNSLRNVALTASKAYRTKEGITVPEWDGAKVTLREPSGDAWVKFREIVNPQLAEGEEVPTLTEAEKFLRNKEADVVLFIDILLDENGERVFSDEDQEQVSKIYGPVHSRLLAQALNLGMSQEEAGKP from the coding sequence ATGCCGCAAAAAACATCACAGAATTCATTACGCAACGTGGCGCTTACAGCATCGAAAGCCTATCGCACCAAAGAAGGTATCACGGTCCCTGAATGGGATGGCGCAAAGGTAACGCTGCGTGAACCCTCTGGCGATGCCTGGGTGAAATTCCGGGAGATCGTTAATCCCCAGCTCGCCGAGGGCGAAGAGGTACCGACGCTGACGGAGGCGGAAAAGTTTCTGCGTAACAAAGAGGCTGATGTGGTTCTGTTTATTGACATTCTGCTGGATGAAAACGGCGAGCGAGTATTCAGCGATGAGGATCAGGAGCAGGTATCTAAAATTTATGGTCCTGTGCACTCCCGCCTGCTGGCTCAGGCCCTCAACCTCGGCATGAGCCAGGAAGAAGCGGGAAAGCCGTAA
- a CDS encoding phage tail assembly protein T, with amino-acid sequence MSLALRLGRTLHELRQTMTASELKMWIEFDRISPIGDWRADAQAAQISVAMLNSQGGKFTIPDVMLKWGEQEEVAEVSELENWISGL; translated from the coding sequence ATGTCGCTGGCGCTCCGGTTGGGGCGTACTCTCCACGAACTGCGCCAGACCATGACCGCCAGCGAGCTCAAAATGTGGATCGAGTTCGACCGCATTAGTCCGATTGGCGACTGGCGCGCTGATGCTCAGGCGGCACAGATCTCCGTTGCAATGCTGAACTCTCAGGGTGGGAAATTCACCATTCCTGACGTGATGCTGAAGTGGGGGGAGCAGGAAGAGGTCGCAGAAGTCTCAGAACTCGAAAATTGGATATCCGGTCTTTGA
- a CDS encoding phage tail tape measure protein — MATLRELIIKISANSSSFQSEIARASRMGTDYYRTMEQGGKKAAAATRETQRSLADLNSQLATVRSSAAGLAGAWAGAFATHQLIQFADTWNQLNGRLRLASSSSEDYVQSQRVLMEISQRTGTSLEANSNLYSRIAQSLRDAGYASADVAKVTETVATSLKLSGASTEEASSVITQLSQALASGVLRGEEFNSIMENGGRLAKLLADGLGTTVGGLRNMANNGELTTNKIVPLLTNVEILRKEFDTLPASISGSAQKVQNAFLAWVGGANDAVGASSTLSGVLDGLANNIDDVANTAGLLVGVGLARYFGNMVGSVAQSTRAVLANTAAEVALAQAQVRGAQVSVAAGRQAVYRAQQARAAATSIEAQIVAERNLAAAQASLNTALAGRTSAANNLTNTASVMSRLGSGVLGILGGWPGVIIGAGAAMYGLYQHTQQVHREAVGFANNLDEINTKLQQMSVLGLRSTAADARTSLQAQKQDLADLDSQIAKVKDSLKAVDQIQQDYNRHPTLTLINTFMDQADITAKNIELTDKLNQLEYQREQAASKVEQTQKLVNNASDLATQKAIEQAGAVSILKGAYDLLNRSMSATAGAKPPQYAGPVVSLANATPQQQTALERSRRDNELASLSGLEKLHQQHVYEAEDLKLTGALYTQYIYNKDQAAKKDAAAAEAKKTSTAASKAQSKAEREAASTAEQYSRKMADLSVAIDVQRVRATEGEKASELYAASHQAGTKWTDEQRRAIQASSAELAKWTQKADENVRKQREQADALKDLTEAARKFRDEATLTTETAGMSDRQRSRFDETQQIGRVFAKTDGGTEAIAQRAAALDALDKKYKAIAAAEADWMSGVSRGYANWFDEISNVSGTVSDGVKTTLDSAFGNVTSMLEGNKVSWKSWGISVLQIIEKVALQMAVVSAMGGASSGSGIFGSLIGSVGSFFGGGAGASASTGTAVSSYGSSFQFNAKGGVYDSPSLSAFSNGIVRNPTMFAFAKGGAGIMGEAGPEAIMPLTRAPDGSLGVRAVGGGGGQSLSSAPQVYITIDGNGNTSTQTSPGLEQFGAEVGKFVDQRYKQNVMRDIRPGGDIWNAMKGNR, encoded by the coding sequence ATGGCAACGCTGCGCGAGCTAATCATCAAAATTTCGGCGAACTCATCTTCTTTCCAGTCAGAGATCGCCAGAGCGTCCCGCATGGGAACGGATTACTACCGCACTATGGAACAGGGCGGGAAAAAAGCTGCAGCGGCCACGCGTGAAACTCAGCGGTCTTTGGCTGACCTGAACTCTCAGCTAGCAACAGTACGATCCTCTGCTGCCGGGCTTGCCGGTGCGTGGGCTGGTGCATTTGCCACGCATCAGCTGATTCAGTTTGCCGACACGTGGAACCAGTTGAATGGGCGTCTTCGCCTTGCGTCCTCTTCCAGTGAGGATTACGTGCAATCCCAGCGTGTGCTGATGGAGATTAGCCAGCGCACCGGAACATCCCTCGAGGCAAACAGCAACCTGTACAGCAGAATTGCGCAGTCCCTGCGTGATGCCGGTTACGCTTCTGCTGACGTCGCAAAAGTTACGGAAACCGTAGCAACCTCACTGAAGCTGTCTGGCGCCAGTACCGAAGAGGCGAGCTCTGTTATCACCCAGCTTAGCCAGGCGCTCGCCTCAGGCGTTTTGCGAGGCGAAGAATTTAACTCCATCATGGAGAACGGCGGCCGCCTGGCGAAACTGCTGGCTGATGGGCTGGGTACCACTGTTGGTGGCCTGCGAAATATGGCCAACAACGGCGAGCTGACGACCAACAAGATCGTCCCGCTGCTGACCAACGTTGAGATCCTCCGTAAAGAATTCGACACCCTTCCTGCATCCATCAGCGGATCTGCACAGAAAGTGCAAAACGCCTTCCTTGCATGGGTTGGCGGGGCGAACGATGCCGTCGGCGCATCATCCACGCTTTCTGGCGTGCTGGATGGTCTGGCGAATAACATCGATGATGTGGCAAATACAGCCGGTCTTCTGGTTGGTGTTGGCCTCGCTCGTTATTTTGGCAACATGGTCGGCAGCGTTGCTCAGTCAACCCGGGCAGTGCTCGCTAATACGGCCGCCGAGGTCGCGCTGGCGCAGGCTCAGGTTCGCGGCGCTCAGGTTAGCGTTGCTGCTGGTCGCCAGGCTGTTTACCGCGCTCAACAGGCTCGCGCAGCGGCGACGAGTATTGAGGCTCAGATTGTCGCTGAGCGTAATCTTGCTGCAGCTCAGGCATCATTGAATACGGCGCTGGCTGGCAGGACCTCTGCAGCTAACAACCTCACCAATACAGCCTCGGTAATGTCACGGCTGGGTAGTGGCGTTCTTGGCATTCTCGGTGGCTGGCCTGGAGTGATTATCGGTGCCGGCGCTGCGATGTATGGCCTTTATCAGCATACCCAACAGGTGCACCGTGAGGCGGTAGGTTTTGCCAACAACCTCGACGAGATCAACACCAAGCTCCAGCAGATGTCGGTGCTTGGCCTGCGTTCGACCGCGGCTGATGCCCGTACATCTTTACAGGCGCAAAAACAGGACCTGGCCGACCTCGACTCTCAGATCGCGAAGGTGAAAGACAGCCTTAAGGCGGTTGACCAAATCCAGCAGGACTACAACCGCCATCCGACGCTGACCCTGATCAACACCTTCATGGACCAGGCCGACATCACGGCCAAAAACATCGAGCTGACCGATAAGCTGAACCAGCTGGAGTACCAGCGCGAACAGGCAGCCTCAAAAGTCGAGCAAACGCAGAAGCTGGTAAACAATGCCAGCGATCTGGCCACGCAAAAGGCTATCGAACAGGCTGGCGCCGTCTCTATCCTGAAAGGTGCGTATGACCTGCTTAACCGCTCAATGTCAGCGACCGCTGGCGCCAAGCCGCCGCAATATGCCGGGCCCGTCGTTTCACTGGCTAACGCAACGCCGCAACAGCAAACCGCACTGGAGCGCTCGCGCCGCGATAATGAGCTGGCCAGCCTAAGCGGTTTAGAGAAACTCCATCAGCAGCACGTGTATGAAGCAGAAGACCTGAAGCTGACGGGGGCGCTTTACACCCAGTACATCTACAACAAGGATCAGGCAGCCAAAAAGGATGCAGCGGCTGCGGAGGCAAAAAAAACCTCTACCGCCGCCTCGAAAGCACAGAGTAAAGCCGAACGCGAAGCGGCCAGCACCGCCGAACAGTATTCCCGGAAAATGGCCGATCTGAGTGTGGCTATCGACGTGCAACGCGTCAGGGCGACGGAAGGCGAAAAAGCCTCCGAGCTTTACGCGGCATCGCACCAGGCAGGCACTAAATGGACCGACGAGCAGCGCAGGGCGATCCAGGCATCATCAGCAGAGCTGGCAAAATGGACGCAAAAAGCCGACGAGAACGTGCGCAAGCAGCGCGAACAGGCTGATGCCCTGAAGGATTTAACTGAAGCGGCCCGAAAGTTCAGGGATGAGGCGACGCTGACAACCGAAACCGCAGGCATGAGCGATCGCCAGCGCAGCCGGTTCGACGAGACGCAACAGATCGGCCGTGTTTTTGCTAAAACGGACGGCGGTACCGAGGCCATCGCGCAGCGCGCCGCAGCCCTTGATGCTCTGGATAAGAAATACAAGGCTATTGCAGCAGCTGAAGCGGATTGGATGTCCGGAGTATCACGCGGCTATGCAAACTGGTTTGATGAAATCAGTAACGTATCCGGCACGGTTTCTGATGGGGTGAAAACCACACTCGACAGCGCGTTTGGTAACGTCACCTCAATGCTAGAAGGCAATAAGGTTAGCTGGAAATCGTGGGGTATTTCTGTCCTGCAGATTATCGAAAAAGTGGCTCTGCAGATGGCGGTGGTTAGCGCGATGGGTGGGGCCTCTTCCGGTTCTGGCATCTTTGGCTCTCTCATCGGCAGTGTAGGCAGCTTCTTCGGGGGCGGGGCGGGAGCATCAGCCAGCACCGGTACAGCGGTTTCCAGTTACGGCTCGAGCTTCCAGTTTAATGCCAAAGGCGGCGTTTATGACTCTCCATCCCTGAGCGCTTTCAGTAATGGGATCGTCAGAAACCCCACCATGTTCGCTTTCGCAAAAGGCGGGGCCGGAATCATGGGCGAGGCTGGCCCGGAGGCAATCATGCCGCTGACCCGCGCGCCGGATGGTTCTCTCGGTGTTCGTGCGGTCGGAGGTGGCGGCGGTCAGTCTCTATCTTCGGCGCCACAGGTTTATATCACCATCGATGGTAACGGCAACACCTCAACGCAAACCTCACCTGGCCTTGAGCAATTTGGCGCTGAGGTCGGAAAATTTGTCGATCAGCGATATAAGCAGAATGTAATGCGTGATATCCGCCCCGGCGGTGACATCTGGAACGCAATGAAAGGAAACCGATAA